The sequence TGACGACCGGTTCGTCACTGCACGACCGGTGTGAACTCGCCCGTGATATCCCAGGAGTGGATGCAGTAGATGTCGCCGACAGCGTCGGTTACTTTCCATACCTTCTCCTCCTCGTCGTAACGTTCTTCCCGTCCACATCGTACGCAGGTTCGATGCGTGGGTGTGCGAATCTGGGCGCTCATTATCATGCGAAACGAACTCACAGTACTTAAACTCACGCAACTGTGTCAGATTTGTCGCCTTCCGAAACGTGGTAGCAATTGACACAGTACACCCCGCCGCAGGGTTGCGATTTCAGGAACCTTAATGACTTATAATTTTAGTCGACGGGCTGAACTGTCGGAAGTCCGAGTTGTACTTCCCCTTTCGAATAGCCCTCGGCGGACCCATCGGGTCGGATCCGGTAGACGACCGCGGGGCGGTGTCGAACGTCGGGACGTTCGTCGCGGACGGCGGCCCAGTCGTCGTCACGGAACCCCGAACAGTCGACAAACAGCACCACGCCACCCGCGTGCTCGTCGAGCTGACCGTTGACCTTTGTCTCGGCCGTGCTCCGGACCGCAGAGATGGGGTTCGAGGTTCGGCGGCGATGGGGCGGTGCAGGTCGCGTGACCTCGACGAGCGAGACCGTCTCGCCATCCTCGACGCGGTAGTCGATCGAGTGACCCGTCGAAACGGGCGCTTCCGGCTCGATATCGTGCCCGGCGTCGACGAGAAGTTTCGCCGTGTTGAACTCGGCCATCGCGCTCGCCATCCGTGTCCGATCGACGACCGGTGAGGTTCCCAGTTTCCCCGCCATCGTGTATCGATACCGGTCCAGCGATCCGGTGCGGAGAAGGGATTCGTAGAGGCCGAGGGCGACCTCGGGGTCCGCGTCGGGAAAGCCGGCAGTGTGGTCTCGGAAGAACTCCCGCGAGGACTCCCGACCGTCCTTCGAGAGGAACACTGGCAGGAAAAACCAGGCGACGTGGGGGTACGGTTCCAGCCAGGGGGATTCGTCGTACAACTGTGCCAACAACTCCCGCTGTGCCCATCGGGACACTTCATACGGCACCTCCTCGAATCCGAACTTTTCGGTCCGCCAGAGTGCACTCGGCGTCTCCGTGTTGCCGAGCCAGAATCCCTCCGAATCCGAGGTTGCAAACAGCGCCACGTCGCCGTTGGCCATTTCGAACCGGGCGGCGTCGTACCCGTCTGGGGCTCGGAACCACGGGTCCTTCCGCGTCGCGCCGAGGTTATCGTTCAGATCGCGGTACAGCCGGTCGGTGATCTCGCCGTCCGACCAGCCCCGGGGTGAGTACCGGAAACGAAGAGGTTTAGCCACGATTGTGCTTGACGGCTGATGGATTTACGCCTTCCGTCGTTCGCCAGGGTGACACCGACGCTCCCTCGACGAGCGGTTCGAAACGCCGACAGTTCGAAACCCCGCCCTCACTGGGGCGAGACCGCAGTCGTAACACAGGGATGAAAATCGATCGTCCTGGTCGGTATTCTGCTCAGGACTCCGTTTCGTCGATCGATCGCTCCATCGTGAGCCGGTGGGGATGGTAGCCCCGTTCCCGATACCACTCCCGGGCCGCCTCGTTATCCGCCAGAACCGACAGAGCGACGACCGCCGCGTTTCGGTCCGCGAGTTCGGACTCGGCAAAATCGAGTAATCGCGATCCGATGCCCTCGCCGCGGCGGTCCGGGACGACGAAGACGTTTTCGACGATCCCTCGTCGCACATCCTGCTCGTAAAGACCGCGTTCGACGTGGAACATGACGAAACCGACCAGCTTCCCCTCGCCCTCCCGGGCGATGGCGAGTCCGTCGGCATGGACGTACTGCTCGATGACGGCCCGACCGTCGGCCCGGTTCTCTTCACCGAGCAGGTGGGCCCCGTGTTCGCGCTGGTCCTCGACGAGCGCGACCCATAGCGAGGTAATGTCCGCAACGTCTTCGATCGACGGCGCAGCGACGTGCACGTCCGTCACGCTTCGAGTGCCTCGATTGCCGGGAGGGGTTCTCCGGTCAGCATCCGAAGGGCGGCCCCGCCACCCGTAGAGATGTGATCGAATCCAGTGATATCGAAACGACGAACGGCCGCGCTCGTATCGCCGCCGCCCACGATACTGAATCCGGAATCGGACACGACATCGAACAGCTTCCTGGTACCCGTCTCGAAGGTGCTCTCCTCGAACACGCCGGCCGGGCCATTGAGTATCGTGGTTCCGACCGTCGCAAGGATATCGCTGTACGTCTCGACCGTGTCGGTTCCGATATCCATAACGGCCTCGTCACCAGCAGGCGGGAGGTCCTCGACACCGATCTCGACGCGGCGGTTCTGGCGCTCGATGGCGACGTCTGTCGGGAGGTGGATCTTCTCGGGATACGATTCGAGCAGATCTGCAGCCCTGTCGATCTGCTCCCAGTGGCCCCGTTCGTAGACCACGTCGGCGGACCCGTCGCCCAGGTCGTGCCCCGCCGCGAGCAAAAAGACGTTCGCGACGAGCCCGGTCGTGAGGATTTCGTCCGCGAGGCCCTGGTCGAGGCTATGCCGAATGATCGTCATCGAATCGGGGATTTTCGCTCCGCCTATGACGTACGCCCGTGGCGTGGGAGTGCTCTGGACGTTCCCCAGGACCTCTATCTCTCGTTCCATGATCCGTCCGGCGTACGACGGTAGCGCGTGTGCGAACCCGACGAGCGAGGGCTGGGACCGGTGTGCCGCGGCGAACGCGTCGTTGACGAAGGCGTCGAGATGGGGTGCGAGTCGGCCGACGAGATGTGTCCGCGCCGCCCGCTGTGGTTCGAACTCCATGTATTCCTCGCTGTAAAATCGCGTGTTCTCGAGAAGGATCGCCTGACCGTTCGGGAGGTCGTCGATCGCCTCGCGAGCGGCGGTCGAAAACGTGGTGTCCGTGAAATCGACGGGCGCGTCGAGTAATTCGTCCAGCCGGGTCGCGTGGGAGGCGAGCCCCTCGAACGCGTCACCGCCCGGTCGGCCCTGATGTGCGAGTATCGCGACCCGACCACCCCGTTCGAGGAGTTCAGACAGCGTATCGACGTGGGCCCGGAGCCGAGCGTCGTCGGCCAGCTCG is a genomic window of Halanaeroarchaeum sulfurireducens containing:
- a CDS encoding GNAT family N-acetyltransferase — encoded protein: MTDVHVAAPSIEDVADITSLWVALVEDQREHGAHLLGEENRADGRAVIEQYVHADGLAIAREGEGKLVGFVMFHVERGLYEQDVRRGIVENVFVVPDRRGEGIGSRLLDFAESELADRNAAVVALSVLADNEAAREWYRERGYHPHRLTMERSIDETES
- a CDS encoding phosphoglycerate kinase yields the protein MGFQTLDDLTVAGRAVGVRVDINSPLGENAELADDARLRAHVDTLSELLERGGRVAILAHQGRPGGDAFEGLASHATRLDELLDAPVDFTDTTFSTAAREAIDDLPNGQAILLENTRFYSEEYMEFEPQRAARTHLVGRLAPHLDAFVNDAFAAAHRSQPSLVGFAHALPSYAGRIMEREIEVLGNVQSTPTPRAYVIGGAKIPDSMTIIRHSLDQGLADEILTTGLVANVFLLAAGHDLGDGSADVVYERGHWEQIDRAADLLESYPEKIHLPTDVAIERQNRRVEIGVEDLPPAGDEAVMDIGTDTVETYSDILATVGTTILNGPAGVFEESTFETGTRKLFDVVSDSGFSIVGGGDTSAAVRRFDITGFDHISTGGGAALRMLTGEPLPAIEALEA
- a CDS encoding HEWD family protein, yielding MSAQIRTPTHRTCVRCGREERYDEEEKVWKVTDAVGDIYCIHSWDITGEFTPVVQ
- a CDS encoding DUF5784 family protein: MAKPLRFRYSPRGWSDGEITDRLYRDLNDNLGATRKDPWFRAPDGYDAARFEMANGDVALFATSDSEGFWLGNTETPSALWRTEKFGFEEVPYEVSRWAQRELLAQLYDESPWLEPYPHVAWFFLPVFLSKDGRESSREFFRDHTAGFPDADPEVALGLYESLLRTGSLDRYRYTMAGKLGTSPVVDRTRMASAMAEFNTAKLLVDAGHDIEPEAPVSTGHSIDYRVEDGETVSLVEVTRPAPPHRRRTSNPISAVRSTAETKVNGQLDEHAGGVVLFVDCSGFRDDDWAAVRDERPDVRHRPAVVYRIRPDGSAEGYSKGEVQLGLPTVQPVD